A genomic window from Cricetulus griseus strain 17A/GY chromosome 4, alternate assembly CriGri-PICRH-1.0, whole genome shotgun sequence includes:
- the LOC100766823 gene encoding olfactory receptor 7G2-like gives MEGRNQTDDLKFFLVGLTNDPAMLPLIFSLFLCIYLITVLGNLLIIMVVSSDSHLHTPMYFFLSNLSFVDMCLSSTTIPKVLVNMQAQHQSITYTGCLTQVCFILEFASLENCLLVVMSYDRYVAICHPLRYTVIMNPTFCCWLIILSLVISLENTLLLGLTLLRLSFCSDMKTPLFYCELAQVIKLACSDTFINNILIYLSTFIFGGVPISGIIFSYKKIVSSVMRISSMKGRYKAFSTCVSHLVVLSLFYGTALGVYISSAVTVSTRSTAVASLMYTVVPQMMNPFIYSLRNRDIMEALRKFHQ, from the coding sequence ATGGAGGGTAGAAACCAAACAGATGACCTGAAGTTCTTTCTTGTTGGGCTAACAAATGATCCAGCTATGCTACCACTCATATTCAGCCTTTTTCTGTGCATATATCTGATCACTGTCCTTGGAAACCTACTCATCATCATGGTTGTGAGTTCTGATTCTCACCTCCACACtcctatgtatttttttctctctaatcTTTCATTTGTTGACATGTGTTTAAGTTCAACTACCATCCCAAAGGTTCTGGTAAACATGCAAGCACAGCATCAGAGCATCACTTACACAGGCTGCCTCACTCAAGTCTGCTTTATTTTGGAATTTGCTTCCTTAGAAAACTGTCTCCTTGTTGTGATGTCCTATGATCGATATGTGGCCATTTGTCACCCTCTGCGGTACACAGTCATCATGAACCCCACTTTCTGTTGTTGGCTAATTATATTGTCCCTTGTAATTAGCCTTGAAAACACTCTTCTCCTTGGTCTAACCTTACTGAGGTTGTCCTTCTGCAGTGATATGAAAACTCCATTATTCTACTGTGAGCTTGCTCAGGTAATCAAACTTGCCTGTTCAGATACCTTTATCAACAACATTCTGATATATCTTTCAACATTCATATTTGGTGGTGTTCCAATATCTGGAataattttctcttataaaaaaATTGTCTCTTCAGTTATGAGAATATCTTCAATGAAAGGAAGGTACAAAGCTTTTTCTACCTGTGTTTCTCATCTGGTAGTTTTATCCTTGTTCTATGGTACAGCTCTGGGGGTTTACATTAGCTCTGCTGTGACTGTTTCAACAAGAAGTACTGCAGTGGCTTCACTGATGTACACTGTGGTCCCACAAATGATGAACCCCTTTATATATAGTCTAAGGAATAGGGACATAATGGAAGCCTTGAGGAAATTTCATCAGTAA